One Rosa chinensis cultivar Old Blush chromosome 5, RchiOBHm-V2, whole genome shotgun sequence genomic region harbors:
- the LOC121049308 gene encoding uncharacterized protein LOC121049308 encodes MASSITQISLFLLFLTLFSETQLSQSLRDLKPNPNPNPNPNPNPNRPSTSLQSITDVHDLLPKYGLPRGLLPDNVRSYTLSDDGTFEIYLENPCYVHFDQLVYYNKNIKGKLSFGSVSDVSGIQAKKLFIWVSVTGMHMEQGSDSVEFYVGALSEKLPAKQFEDIPITLL; translated from the exons ATGGCCTCATCCATCACCCaaatctctctcttccttctatttctaACTCTCTTCTCAGAAACCCAATTATCTCAATCCCTCAGAGACCTCAAACCCAACCCCAACCCCAACCCCAACCCCAACCCCAACCCCAACCGTCCATCCACCTCGCTCCAATCAATCACAGACGTCCATGACCTCCTCCCCAAGTACGGCCTCCCAAGGGGTCTGTTACCCGACAACGTAAGATCCTACACTCTCTCCGACGATGGAACCTTCGAGATCTATCTCGAAAACCCGTGTTATGTTCACTTTGATCAGTTGGTGTACTACAATAAGAACATCAAAGGGAAGCTGAGTTTCGGCTCTGTTTCCGATGTGTCGGGGATTCAAGCCAAGAAGCTATTTATTTGGGTTTCCGTGACGGGGATGCATATGGAGCAAGGGTCTGATTCAGTTGAGTTTTACGTTGGGGCTCTGTCCGAGAAATTGCCTGCTAAACAGTTCGAGGATATTCCT attactttattatAG
- the LOC112201999 gene encoding receptor-like protein 2: MLVSGQAAAQVGRFYLELPVYYQPSADAATKQINYIFFDPVIYLSHNCLSGNIPIEIGQLQLLQALDLSANNFSGNIPNQISNLKYMEQLDLSMNHLSGKIPASFTGLNFLSSFNVSYNNLGGPIPSSTQLQSFNASAFKGNQLCGAPLPNKCQTTEDADAPDMSTPDVDTKEHQSPWFYVSVALGYITGFWGVCCPLVLMRKWRYAYYHFLDNVQDSFHVMIAKCMASMRRKFV; the protein is encoded by the coding sequence ATGTTAGTATCTGGACAAGCTGCAGCTCAAGTAGGTCGTTTTTATCTTGAACTGCCTGTCTACTACCAACCTAGTGCTGATGcagcaacaaaacaaataaattatatattttttgaccCAGTTATATACCTTAGTCACAATTGCCTTAGTGGGAATATACCTATTGAGATTGGACAACTGCAGCTTCTCCAAGCGCTGGATCTTAGTGCTAACAACTTCTCTGGCAACATTCCAAACCAGATATCTAACCTAAAGTACATGGAGCAACTGGATCTCTCCATGAACCATTTGTCTGGAAAAATCCCGGCATCATTCACAGGTCTTAATTTCTTATCAAGTTTCAATGTCTCATACAATAATCTTGGAGGACCAATACCATCTAGCACTCAACTCCAAAGTTTCAATGCTTCTGCATTTAAGGGGAATCAACTTTGTGGTGCCCCACTTCCAAATAAGTGTCAGACAACAGAGGATGCTGATGCACCTGATATGAGCACCCCAGATGTAGACACCAAGGAGCATCAAAGTCCATGGTTTTATGTTTCTGTTGCACTTGGGTACATTACAGGATTTTGGGGAGTCTGTTGTCCCTTGGTGCTTATGAGAAAGTGGAGGTATGCATATTACCATTTCCTAGACAATGTACAAGACAGCTTCCATGTGATGATAGCAAAGTGTATGGCAAGCATGAGGAGAAAGTTTGTTTAG